A part of Synechococcus sp. UW179A genomic DNA contains:
- the murB gene encoding UDP-N-acetylmuramate dehydrogenase: protein MSVEPDSLRDLKDHGILQERVSLAHYTTWRVGGPAQWLAEPTDAEQIPTLLHWAANEGLPVRVIGAGSNLLIADAGLPGLTLCLRRLQGLDLDAQTGRVRASSGEPIPTLARRAARKGLQGLEWAVGIPGTVGGAAVMNAGAQGGCTAERLISVDVVPLQGNDFGIRRLEWKSLDFAYRHSALQTQPLLVVAAEFQLEAGHDPAELQQRTSGNLNHRTSTQPYKQPSCGSVFRNPEPAKAGRLIEGLGLKGRRVGGAQVSEMHANFIVNTGGACAADIRNLIGMVQQEVADAHGIQLQPEVKRLGFEIAA from the coding sequence ATGTCAGTCGAGCCTGACAGCTTGAGAGACCTGAAGGACCATGGAATCCTGCAGGAGCGGGTTTCCCTGGCCCACTACACAACTTGGCGAGTGGGTGGACCGGCGCAATGGCTAGCCGAACCTACTGATGCCGAGCAAATTCCCACCCTGCTCCATTGGGCAGCAAATGAGGGTTTACCCGTCCGCGTGATCGGTGCAGGATCCAATCTGCTGATTGCTGATGCAGGGCTTCCAGGACTCACCCTCTGTCTGCGACGGTTGCAGGGACTTGATTTGGATGCCCAGACCGGCAGAGTGCGTGCAAGCTCTGGGGAACCGATCCCAACCCTGGCAAGACGCGCCGCGAGAAAAGGATTGCAGGGGCTGGAGTGGGCCGTGGGCATCCCTGGGACGGTGGGCGGAGCCGCTGTGATGAACGCCGGTGCTCAGGGTGGCTGCACGGCTGAACGATTAATCAGCGTGGATGTCGTTCCTCTGCAAGGCAACGATTTCGGCATCCGCAGGCTTGAGTGGAAATCGCTCGATTTCGCTTACCGCCACAGTGCTCTGCAAACCCAACCTCTACTAGTGGTGGCCGCTGAATTTCAACTTGAAGCAGGTCATGATCCGGCCGAGCTGCAGCAACGCACCAGCGGAAACCTCAACCACCGCACCAGCACCCAGCCCTACAAGCAACCAAGCTGCGGCAGCGTCTTTCGCAATCCAGAACCTGCAAAGGCCGGTCGGTTGATCGAGGGTCTTGGCCTGAAAGGCCGCCGGGTCGGTGGTGCGCAGGTCTCTGAAATGCATGCCAATTTCATTGTGAACACTGGCGGAGCCTGCGCTGCCGATATCCGCAACCTGATCGGCATGGTGCAACAAGAGGTGGCCGATGCCCACGGCATCCAGCTCCAGCCTGAGGTGAAACGACTGGGATTCGAGATTGCGGCCTAA
- a CDS encoding sulfurtransferase TusA family protein translates to MMERLPDRQLDLCGTPCPLNFIRCRLTLETMASGQCLQVDLDPGEPEEMVVSGLRRDGHQVHVERLSDAQVRLKVICAGN, encoded by the coding sequence ATGATGGAACGTCTCCCCGATCGTCAGCTCGATCTCTGTGGGACGCCCTGTCCGCTCAATTTCATTCGCTGTCGGCTCACTCTTGAGACCATGGCTTCCGGCCAGTGCCTTCAGGTGGATCTTGATCCTGGCGAGCCTGAAGAGATGGTGGTATCGGGACTGCGTCGTGATGGCCATCAGGTCCATGTGGAGCGCCTCTCCGATGCTCAGGTGCGGTTGAAGGTGATCTGTGCCGGTAATTAG
- a CDS encoding NAD(P)/FAD-dependent oxidoreductase, with the protein MAAITAAEQGLRQVVVLEATPEPLQKVRISGGGRCNVTHACWDPAELSSHYPRGSRPLRGPFSRFACGDAIAWFDEHGLTLVEEPDGRMFPQQNRSEAVIHCLQNAATAVGVQLRTKVMVQQVAAQTDGGFVVEGRGLEQPLKARKLMLATGGHPSGRQIAESLGHQVVPPVPSLFSLSLRTKALAACSGIAIDDVSLDLKLGDQRFRQTGRVLITHRGISGPATLRLSAFAARALHQSHYKGELKVDWSGGLGRQGVEQRLRQWRLDKARRSLIAANPFEHLPRRLWQAFLSSVDLNGERRWADLPSKAERHLVDILCAQRLLIQGRGPFGEEFVTAGGVALGEVNLATMESRRCPGLYVAGELLDVDGVTGGFNFQACWSGGWLAGQAIAAVETPEARY; encoded by the coding sequence ATGGCAGCGATCACCGCTGCAGAGCAGGGTCTGCGCCAGGTTGTGGTTCTTGAAGCCACACCGGAGCCACTTCAGAAGGTGCGTATCAGTGGTGGAGGCCGCTGCAATGTCACCCATGCCTGCTGGGATCCGGCGGAACTTTCCAGCCATTACCCCCGTGGCAGTCGGCCCTTGCGGGGCCCATTCAGTCGTTTTGCCTGTGGTGATGCGATTGCCTGGTTTGATGAGCATGGCCTCACCCTTGTTGAGGAACCTGACGGACGCATGTTTCCGCAGCAGAACCGTTCGGAGGCGGTGATCCACTGCTTACAGAACGCTGCGACTGCGGTGGGTGTGCAGCTGCGGACCAAAGTGATGGTGCAGCAGGTTGCAGCGCAGACGGATGGCGGTTTTGTGGTTGAAGGGCGTGGGCTGGAGCAGCCATTGAAGGCTCGCAAGCTGATGCTGGCCACCGGTGGTCATCCCAGTGGTCGACAGATTGCGGAGTCCCTCGGTCATCAAGTCGTTCCGCCGGTTCCCTCTTTGTTCAGCCTGTCGCTGCGTACCAAAGCACTTGCTGCCTGCAGCGGTATTGCCATTGATGACGTGAGCCTCGATCTGAAGCTCGGGGATCAGCGCTTCCGGCAGACCGGCCGGGTGCTGATCACTCATCGTGGAATCAGTGGTCCCGCAACTCTGCGTCTCTCCGCTTTTGCTGCCAGGGCGCTTCATCAAAGCCACTACAAGGGCGAACTGAAGGTGGACTGGAGTGGCGGGCTTGGCCGCCAGGGTGTGGAGCAGAGGCTGCGGCAGTGGCGGTTGGACAAGGCTCGACGCAGTTTGATTGCGGCCAATCCGTTTGAACACTTGCCGCGTCGCTTGTGGCAGGCCTTTCTGTCTTCCGTTGATCTAAATGGTGAGCGCCGTTGGGCGGATCTGCCCTCGAAGGCAGAGCGTCATCTGGTCGACATTCTCTGCGCTCAGCGGCTGCTGATTCAGGGTCGGGGCCCATTTGGTGAGGAGTTCGTCACTGCTGGTGGAGTGGCCCTAGGTGAAGTGAACCTGGCCACGATGGAAAGTCGTCGCTGTCCAGGGCTCTATGTCGCAGGCGAACTGCTGGATGTGGATGGTGTCACCGGTGGATTTAACTTTCAGGCCTGCTGGAGCGGCGGCTGGCTGGCGGGACAGGCGATTGCGGCTGTCGAAACCCCAGAAGCTCGCTACTGA
- the dnaJ gene encoding molecular chaperone DnaJ, producing MADYYELLGVSRDADADTLKRAYRRLARQYHPDINKDPGAEDRFKEIGRAYEVLSDPQTRGRYDQFGEAGLGGAAGMPDMGDMGGFADIFETFFSGFGGAGGGGRQQRRRGPQQGDDLRYDLTIDFEQGVFGQEREIRVPHLETCSTCSGSGAKSGSGPTTCSTCGGVGQVRRATRTPFGSFTQVAECPSCNGSGQVIADPCNACGGQGVTQVRKKLRINIPAGVDTGTRLRVTGEGNAGLRGGPSGDLYVFLTVKSHPSLQRDGLTVHSEVKVSYLQAILGDTIEVDTVDGPTSLEIPAGTQPNAVLTLENKGIPKLGNPVARGNQRIRVNVKLPTRLNHEERGLLEELAGHHSARGEQHHHHKSGLFARLFGQR from the coding sequence ATGGCCGATTATTACGAGTTGCTCGGTGTCAGCAGGGATGCCGATGCCGACACCCTCAAACGGGCCTATCGGCGACTGGCTCGCCAGTACCACCCGGACATCAACAAGGATCCCGGCGCAGAAGATCGCTTCAAGGAGATCGGTCGCGCCTACGAAGTTCTCAGCGATCCCCAGACCCGAGGTCGCTACGACCAATTCGGTGAGGCTGGGCTTGGCGGTGCTGCTGGCATGCCCGATATGGGCGACATGGGTGGCTTCGCCGATATTTTTGAAACCTTCTTCAGCGGGTTCGGTGGGGCCGGCGGTGGTGGTCGTCAGCAACGTCGTCGAGGTCCTCAGCAGGGGGATGACCTTCGTTACGACCTCACGATCGATTTCGAGCAGGGAGTGTTCGGACAGGAGCGCGAGATTCGTGTTCCTCATCTGGAGACCTGCAGTACATGCTCCGGTAGTGGTGCCAAAAGCGGCAGTGGTCCGACCACCTGCTCCACCTGTGGTGGAGTCGGTCAGGTGCGCCGGGCAACTCGGACCCCTTTTGGTAGTTTCACCCAGGTGGCTGAATGTCCCAGCTGCAATGGCAGTGGTCAGGTGATTGCTGATCCTTGCAATGCCTGTGGCGGTCAGGGCGTGACTCAGGTCCGCAAGAAGCTGCGCATCAACATTCCGGCCGGTGTTGATACCGGTACCCGTCTGAGGGTGACTGGTGAGGGCAATGCGGGTCTTCGCGGAGGCCCATCTGGCGACTTGTACGTGTTTTTGACTGTTAAATCGCACCCCTCCTTACAGAGGGATGGACTGACGGTTCATTCCGAGGTGAAGGTCAGCTACCTCCAGGCGATTCTTGGGGACACCATCGAAGTGGACACCGTGGATGGTCCAACCAGCCTTGAGATTCCTGCTGGAACTCAACCCAATGCTGTTCTGACTTTGGAGAACAAGGGCATTCCCAAGCTGGGTAATCCTGTGGCCCGCGGCAATCAGCGCATCAGGGTCAATGTAAAGCTCCCCACCCGTCTTAATCATGAAGAAAGGGGATTGCTCGAGGAGCTGGCTGGTCATCACTCCGCCAGGGGAGAGCAGCATCATCACCACAAGAGCGGTCTGTTTGCACGTCTGTTTGGACAGCGTTGA
- a CDS encoding type IV pilus twitching motility protein PilT, translated as MELMIEDLMEELVKGGGSDLHIASGQPPYGRFSGQLRAMRDENLLEESCNRLIFSMLNNSQRKTLEQTWELDCAYGLKGVARFRVNVYRQKGSYAACLRALGSSIPSIEMLNLPPVVVETSKRPRGLVLVTGPTGSGKTTTLAALLDHINHSRAEHILTIEDPIEFVYRSDRSLVHQRQLNEDTRSFGNALRAALREDPDVILVGEMRDLETIQLAITAAETGRLVFGTLHTSSAAQTVDRMVDVFPPAQQTQIRVQLSGSLVAVFSQTLCRRSNPEPGQFGRVMAQEIMINTPAIANLIREGKTAQLYSQIQTGGEQGMQTLEKALANLVTRGDINLQEALAKASKPAELERLVSS; from the coding sequence ATGGAGCTGATGATCGAAGACCTGATGGAAGAGCTGGTGAAAGGCGGAGGCAGTGATTTGCACATCGCCAGTGGCCAGCCGCCCTACGGACGATTCAGTGGGCAATTACGGGCGATGCGTGATGAAAACCTGCTGGAGGAGAGCTGCAACCGGCTGATCTTCTCAATGCTCAACAACAGCCAGCGCAAGACACTGGAACAGACATGGGAACTCGACTGCGCCTACGGCCTGAAGGGTGTGGCCCGATTCAGAGTGAATGTTTATCGCCAGAAAGGCAGCTATGCGGCCTGTCTGAGAGCGCTCGGCAGCTCAATCCCAAGCATTGAAATGCTAAACCTGCCACCGGTGGTGGTTGAAACCAGCAAGCGACCAAGGGGTCTGGTGCTGGTCACCGGACCCACAGGCTCAGGCAAGACGACCACCCTGGCCGCACTTCTGGATCACATCAATCACTCTCGCGCCGAGCATATCCTCACGATCGAGGACCCAATCGAGTTCGTCTACAGAAGCGACCGAAGCCTGGTACACCAGCGCCAGCTCAATGAAGACACCCGCAGCTTTGGCAATGCGCTCAGGGCAGCACTTCGGGAAGACCCTGACGTGATTCTGGTGGGTGAGATGCGTGACCTGGAGACCATTCAACTGGCGATCACCGCCGCCGAAACAGGTCGTCTGGTGTTTGGAACTCTGCATACCAGTTCCGCAGCCCAGACGGTCGACCGCATGGTGGATGTGTTCCCGCCCGCACAGCAGACTCAGATCCGCGTGCAACTGTCCGGAAGTTTGGTGGCCGTCTTCTCGCAGACGCTCTGTCGTCGCAGCAATCCCGAGCCTGGACAGTTCGGCCGGGTGATGGCGCAGGAAATCATGATCAACACTCCGGCCATCGCCAACCTGATCCGCGAAGGCAAAACCGCTCAGCTTTATTCACAGATTCAGACCGGAGGCGAACAGGGGATGCAGACCTTGGAAAAGGCGCTGGCCAATCTGGTAACTCGCGGGGACATCAACCTCCAGGAAGCACTAGCCAAAGCCAGCAAACCTGCTGAACTTGAGCGACTTGTGAGCAGCTGA
- a CDS encoding ATPase, T2SS/T4P/T4SS family, translated as MSDKSRPLELELLLQRTLPGNLGIADEPVLLEELETMGFDPVRHAALAESLTELLSRKPAVSDEAAAPHQEPAITETSQQSNADVATNRQPTAPENSETETVAETATSYLKDFSVNGVLEADPDEADADSSRPVDLESGLNDAERSPVIDLVDRILMQALDLGASDIHVEPQQAGLQLRFRQDGVLQSQIEPLPSRLVPAVTSRFKIMAELDIAERRVPQDGRIRRRFQNRTVDFRVNTLPSRYGEKIVLRLLDSSATQLGLDKLISNPEALKLVRTLGSKPFGMILVTGPTGSGKSTTLYSLLAERNDPGINISTVEDPIEYALPGITQCQVNREKGFDFSQALRAFMRQDPDVLLVGETRDLETAKTAIEAALTGHLVLTTLHCNDAPSAIARLDEMGVEPFMVSASLIGIVSQRLLRRVCSKCRIAYRPDPEELGRFGLMASNEANVSFFRANHHEGETNPCPMCQGSGYKGRVGVYEVLRMNESLATTVAKGATTDMVRQLALEGGMKTLLGYSLDLVREGHTTLEEVGRMVLTDSGLESERRARALSTLTCSGCGGGLQEGWLECPYCLTPRH; from the coding sequence GTGAGCGACAAAAGCCGGCCTCTGGAACTGGAATTGCTACTTCAGAGGACTCTTCCAGGCAATCTCGGCATCGCTGATGAACCGGTTCTACTCGAAGAACTGGAGACAATGGGATTTGACCCCGTTCGTCATGCCGCGCTTGCGGAGAGCCTCACGGAGCTGCTCAGCAGGAAACCCGCTGTCAGCGATGAAGCTGCTGCGCCCCACCAGGAACCGGCAATCACGGAAACATCGCAGCAATCCAACGCTGACGTGGCGACCAACCGCCAGCCCACGGCTCCGGAAAATTCAGAAACCGAAACCGTGGCGGAGACCGCCACCTCCTACCTCAAGGATTTCAGCGTCAACGGAGTGCTGGAGGCCGACCCCGATGAGGCGGACGCCGACTCCTCGAGACCGGTCGATCTTGAATCCGGGCTCAACGATGCAGAACGCTCACCGGTGATCGATCTGGTGGATCGCATCCTGATGCAGGCCCTTGATCTGGGAGCCAGCGACATCCATGTGGAGCCTCAGCAGGCCGGACTTCAACTGCGCTTCCGTCAGGATGGAGTGCTGCAGAGCCAGATCGAACCGCTTCCGAGCCGGCTGGTGCCGGCCGTGACCTCCAGGTTCAAAATCATGGCGGAGCTGGATATCGCCGAACGCCGCGTCCCCCAGGATGGCCGCATCCGACGCCGCTTCCAGAACAGAACCGTGGATTTCCGAGTCAACACTCTGCCCAGTCGCTATGGGGAAAAGATTGTTCTGAGACTTCTGGACAGCTCCGCCACTCAGCTGGGTCTCGACAAGCTGATTTCCAATCCAGAAGCCCTGAAGCTCGTGCGCACTTTGGGGTCCAAACCCTTCGGAATGATTCTGGTCACCGGACCGACCGGATCAGGGAAGTCCACGACGCTGTACTCCCTACTGGCGGAACGCAACGATCCGGGCATCAATATCTCCACTGTGGAGGATCCGATCGAATACGCCCTACCGGGGATCACCCAATGCCAGGTGAACCGTGAAAAAGGCTTCGATTTCAGCCAGGCACTGAGGGCCTTCATGCGTCAGGACCCTGACGTGCTGCTGGTGGGCGAAACGCGTGATCTGGAAACTGCGAAAACAGCCATCGAAGCAGCACTCACGGGTCACCTGGTGTTGACCACCCTTCATTGCAATGACGCTCCAAGCGCCATCGCCCGCCTCGACGAGATGGGCGTGGAGCCGTTCATGGTCAGTGCTTCATTGATCGGTATCGTCTCCCAGCGTCTACTTCGGCGGGTCTGCTCCAAGTGCCGAATCGCCTACCGGCCTGATCCCGAGGAACTTGGTCGCTTTGGCCTGATGGCAAGCAACGAGGCAAACGTCAGTTTCTTCCGAGCCAACCACCATGAAGGCGAGACCAATCCCTGCCCCATGTGTCAGGGCAGTGGTTACAAAGGACGCGTGGGGGTCTACGAAGTGCTTCGCATGAATGAGTCGCTGGCGACAACCGTGGCCAAAGGCGCCACCACCGACATGGTCCGCCAACTGGCACTTGAAGGAGGCATGAAAACACTCCTTGGCTACAGCCTCGATCTGGTCAGGGAAGGACACACCACCCTGGAGGAAGTGGGCCGCATGGTGCTCACCGATTCTGGACTGGAATCAGAGCGACGGGCCAGAGCCCTGAGCACACTCACCTGCAGCGGCTGTGGTGGCGGACTCCAGGAAGGTTGGCTGGAATGTCCTTACTGCCTGACCCCACGTCACTGA
- the grpE gene encoding nucleotide exchange factor GrpE, protein MSGDASTPAQDPSSAGSDGQQPAVNPNESLHTTSVVDEASAAEGVAESESASQSVDNEARLEQLEKEHSALREEHEVLRGQYVRIAADFDNFRKRQSRDQDDLKLQLICSTLSEILPVVDNFERARQQLDPQTEEAQGLHRSYQGLYKQLVEVLKQLGVAPMRVVGQEFDPTLHEAVLREPSEEHPEDVVIEELQRGYHLDGRVLRHAMVKVSMGPGPQQAADSETSSSDAEVASEGEASGDANR, encoded by the coding sequence ATGAGTGGCGATGCTTCCACCCCAGCGCAGGATCCGTCATCGGCTGGTTCCGACGGCCAGCAACCTGCCGTGAATCCAAACGAATCTCTGCACACGACATCAGTCGTGGATGAGGCATCGGCCGCTGAAGGCGTAGCCGAATCGGAGTCAGCTTCCCAGTCCGTGGATAACGAGGCCCGTCTTGAGCAGCTCGAGAAGGAACACTCCGCGCTCAGAGAGGAGCATGAGGTGTTGCGTGGTCAATACGTGCGCATTGCCGCGGACTTCGACAACTTCCGCAAGCGTCAGAGTCGTGACCAGGACGACCTCAAGCTTCAGCTCATCTGCAGCACTCTCAGTGAAATCCTTCCCGTTGTGGATAATTTCGAGCGTGCTCGTCAGCAGCTTGATCCTCAGACGGAAGAAGCCCAGGGGCTTCACCGCAGCTATCAGGGGCTCTACAAACAGCTGGTTGAGGTGCTCAAACAGCTTGGTGTTGCTCCGATGAGAGTGGTCGGCCAGGAGTTTGATCCAACCCTGCACGAGGCGGTGTTGCGCGAGCCCAGTGAGGAGCATCCAGAAGACGTCGTAATCGAGGAGTTGCAGCGCGGCTATCACCTCGATGGCCGCGTCCTGCGTCACGCCATGGTCAAGGTGTCGATGGGGCCAGGCCCACAACAGGCTGCCGACAGCGAGACGTCCAGCTCTGATGCCGAAGTCGCTTCTGAGGGGGAGGCTTCGGGAGATGCCAACCGTTGA
- a CDS encoding type II secretion system F family protein: MATFTATYTSATGQERTVTVKANDVTKAKRQLRRRGIKATELRANESSSRRNRKKGTAANTDGTSGGGFLSMDLGEAFQKPPGVKDKAVWASKLAALVDAGVPIVRSLDLMATQQKLPMFKKALIAVGIEVNQGTAMGAAMRQWPKVFDQLTVAMVEAGEAGGVLDESLKRLSKLLEDNARLQNQIKGAMGYPVAVLVIAILVFLGMTIFLIPTFAGIFEDLGAELPLFTQLMVDLSKLLRSSAALVFAGGLLIAGWLFSRYYATDKGRRVVDRLTLKLPLFGDLIMKTATAQFCRIFSSLTKAGVPILMSLEISSETAGNSIISDAILDSRAMVQEGVLLSAALTRQKVLPDMALSMLSIGEETGEMDRMLSKVADFYEDEVATSVKALTSMLEPAMIVVVGGIVGSILLAMYLPMFSVFDQIQ, from the coding sequence ATGGCCACGTTCACTGCCACCTACACCTCCGCGACCGGTCAGGAGCGGACCGTGACGGTCAAAGCCAACGATGTAACCAAAGCGAAGCGTCAGTTGAGGCGACGAGGCATCAAAGCCACAGAGTTGCGTGCCAACGAAAGCAGTTCCAGACGAAACAGAAAGAAGGGAACTGCTGCCAATACCGATGGGACATCCGGCGGGGGCTTTCTCTCCATGGATCTGGGAGAAGCCTTCCAGAAACCTCCGGGAGTGAAGGATAAAGCTGTCTGGGCTAGCAAGCTGGCGGCGCTTGTGGATGCAGGGGTGCCGATCGTGCGCAGTCTTGATCTGATGGCCACGCAACAGAAGCTGCCGATGTTCAAGAAAGCGCTCATCGCTGTGGGCATCGAGGTGAACCAGGGAACAGCCATGGGAGCAGCGATGCGCCAGTGGCCGAAGGTGTTCGATCAGCTGACGGTGGCCATGGTGGAAGCTGGAGAAGCTGGCGGGGTGCTCGATGAATCCCTGAAACGGCTGTCCAAACTCCTGGAAGACAACGCACGGCTGCAGAACCAGATCAAAGGTGCAATGGGCTACCCAGTGGCGGTGCTAGTGATCGCGATTCTGGTGTTCCTGGGCATGACCATTTTTCTGATCCCGACCTTTGCCGGTATCTTTGAAGATCTGGGCGCAGAGCTGCCTCTGTTCACCCAGCTGATGGTGGATCTAAGCAAGCTTCTGCGTTCTTCAGCGGCCCTCGTTTTCGCCGGTGGCCTGCTCATAGCTGGCTGGTTGTTCAGCCGCTACTACGCGACTGATAAGGGCCGACGCGTTGTGGATCGCTTGACGCTGAAGCTGCCGCTGTTCGGTGATCTGATCATGAAAACCGCAACCGCCCAGTTCTGCCGGATCTTCAGCTCACTGACCAAAGCCGGTGTTCCGATCCTGATGTCACTGGAAATCTCCAGTGAAACAGCGGGAAATTCGATTATTTCCGATGCCATCCTCGACTCCAGAGCAATGGTTCAGGAAGGCGTTCTGCTGAGCGCGGCACTGACGCGGCAGAAGGTTCTGCCGGACATGGCCCTGAGCATGCTCTCGATCGGCGAGGAGACCGGCGAAATGGACCGGATGCTTAGCAAGGTGGCCGACTTCTACGAAGACGAGGTGGCCACATCCGTTAAGGCACTCACATCGATGCTTGAACCGGCAATGATCGTGGTGGTAGGAGGCATTGTGGGCTCGATCCTGCTGGCGATGTATTTGCCGATGTTCAGTGTGTTTGATCAGATTCAGTAG
- the msrB gene encoding peptide-methionine (R)-S-oxide reductase MsrB, which yields MPSTIEKWLLSRRSMLVATVSGLVGVFRAPKQVSAASDASDSQWNLSDQEWKKRLSPESYQVLRREGTEPPFTSALNSEKRSGVYHCAGCDLSLFSSQAKYDSGTGWPSFWQPLAGAIDTKVDFKMIVPRTEYHCSRCGGHQGHVFNDGPRPTGKRYCNNGVALRFQAA from the coding sequence ATGCCCTCCACCATCGAAAAGTGGCTGTTGAGCAGACGCTCCATGCTGGTTGCCACGGTTTCAGGTCTGGTTGGTGTTTTCCGGGCTCCGAAGCAGGTTTCTGCGGCCTCTGATGCGTCGGATTCCCAGTGGAATCTCTCCGATCAGGAGTGGAAGAAACGTTTATCTCCAGAGTCGTATCAGGTGCTTCGCAGGGAAGGGACCGAGCCCCCGTTCACCAGTGCGCTCAACAGCGAGAAGAGATCGGGTGTTTACCACTGTGCTGGTTGCGATCTTTCGCTGTTCTCATCGCAGGCCAAGTACGACAGTGGCACTGGCTGGCCAAGCTTCTGGCAGCCCCTGGCAGGTGCCATCGACACGAAAGTAGATTTCAAGATGATTGTTCCGCGCACGGAATACCACTGCAGCCGCTGCGGCGGCCATCAGGGTCATGTGTTCAATGACGGTCCCAGGCCCACCGGCAAGCGCTACTGCAACAACGGCGTCGCACTGCGCTTCCAGGCCGCTTGA
- the rsgA gene encoding ribosome small subunit-dependent GTPase A produces MVVALQANYLEVELEAPPVDVPSRLLCTRRTRLNHRGAAVHVGDRVLVEAIDCDHARAVVADVEPRSSFLVRPPVANASCILVAVAVEQPTLDADQVSRFLLTAEKTGLQVLLVLTKCDLLNANALSQLRKRLQGWGYDPILVSTRSGMGLEQLRAQLATIPISVLCGPSGVGKSSLLNCLLPGLQLRVGEVSGRLQRGRHTTRHVELHAFSPGSRVADTPGFNRPELPDDVSNLEVLFPELRVQLDQHPCRFRDCLHRDEPGCGVRRDWERYPMYRKAVEELLEISRPFRAG; encoded by the coding sequence ATGGTTGTTGCACTTCAGGCCAACTACCTCGAGGTGGAGCTTGAGGCCCCGCCTGTCGATGTTCCTTCTCGTCTTCTCTGCACACGCCGCACCCGACTGAACCATCGTGGTGCTGCGGTCCATGTGGGTGATCGTGTTCTGGTGGAAGCCATTGACTGTGATCACGCCAGGGCCGTGGTTGCGGATGTGGAACCTCGCAGCAGTTTTTTGGTTCGTCCTCCCGTGGCCAATGCCTCCTGCATCTTGGTGGCAGTTGCCGTTGAGCAACCCACTCTTGATGCTGATCAGGTCAGCAGGTTTCTGCTCACGGCTGAGAAGACCGGGTTGCAGGTTCTGCTCGTGCTGACCAAGTGCGATCTGCTAAATGCCAATGCTCTGTCACAACTACGCAAACGTCTGCAGGGATGGGGCTATGACCCGATTCTTGTTTCCACGCGTTCTGGAATGGGGCTTGAGCAACTGCGCGCGCAATTGGCGACCATTCCAATCTCTGTGCTTTGCGGCCCCTCGGGGGTGGGTAAGAGTTCTTTGCTGAATTGTCTTCTGCCCGGACTGCAGTTACGTGTGGGTGAGGTTTCAGGTCGCCTGCAGAGGGGGCGTCACACCACACGTCATGTGGAATTGCATGCCTTCTCCCCTGGCTCCAGGGTTGCCGACACTCCAGGGTTTAACCGCCCAGAATTACCAGATGATGTCTCTAATCTCGAGGTGCTGTTTCCAGAGCTGCGTGTCCAGCTTGACCAACATCCCTGCCGTTTCCGTGACTGCCTGCACCGGGATGAACCGGGCTGTGGTGTGAGACGCGACTGGGAGCGTTATCCCATGTATCGCAAAGCTGTGGAGGAACTTCTTGAGATCAGCCGCCCATTCCGGGCAGGTTGA
- a CDS encoding YbaB/EbfC family nucleoid-associated protein: MAGFGLPNFGQLTEAFRKAQQIQQDAQKLQEELDAMEIEGSSEDGRACIWLSGNQQPLRVKLDPSLLSEGQEAAEAATLAALQSAYERSTGTMKERMQELTGGLDLNLPGMGG, from the coding sequence ATGGCCGGGTTCGGACTTCCCAATTTTGGACAGCTCACCGAAGCCTTCCGCAAGGCACAGCAGATCCAGCAAGACGCTCAGAAACTGCAAGAAGAACTCGATGCCATGGAGATCGAAGGCAGTAGCGAGGACGGACGAGCGTGCATCTGGCTTTCCGGCAACCAGCAACCCCTACGTGTGAAATTGGACCCGAGCCTGCTGAGTGAGGGACAGGAAGCTGCTGAAGCCGCCACACTCGCAGCACTTCAATCGGCCTACGAACGCTCAACTGGCACCATGAAGGAGCGGATGCAGGAGCTCACCGGCGGCCTCGATCTCAACCTGCCCGGAATGGGCGGCTGA